In a genomic window of Flavobacterium lipolyticum:
- a CDS encoding zinc metallopeptidase, with amino-acid sequence MGSGHLILAGAIMLFSWIVSSRLKSKFEQYSKLQLRNGMSGAEIAEKMLADHGIRDVRVISTPGQLTDHYNPADKTVNLSEVVYNERNAAAAAVAAHECGHAVQHAVGYEWLTMRSKLVPIVSVASNYVQWILLAGILMIKIFPGLLLIGIIIFAATTLFTIITLPVEYDASKRALAWLENKNMLTQQEQAGAKDALKWAARTYVVAAIGSIATLLYYISVYSGSRRN; translated from the coding sequence ATGGGAAGTGGACATTTAATTCTTGCCGGAGCAATTATGTTGTTCAGCTGGATAGTGAGTTCAAGACTCAAGAGTAAATTTGAGCAGTATTCTAAACTGCAATTAAGAAATGGAATGAGTGGTGCTGAAATCGCCGAAAAGATGCTGGCTGATCATGGTATTAGAGATGTTCGTGTTATTTCGACACCTGGTCAGTTAACAGATCACTACAATCCTGCAGATAAAACTGTAAATTTAAGCGAGGTGGTTTACAACGAACGCAATGCGGCTGCGGCTGCGGTGGCTGCACACGAGTGTGGTCATGCGGTACAGCACGCTGTTGGTTATGAGTGGTTGACAATGCGTTCCAAATTGGTACCGATTGTAAGTGTCGCATCCAATTATGTACAATGGATTTTGTTAGCCGGAATTTTAATGATCAAAATCTTTCCGGGGCTATTGCTGATCGGAATTATTATTTTTGCTGCAACAACTTTATTTACAATTATTACACTGCCGGTAGAGTATGATGCAAGTAAGAGAGCATTGGCTTGGTTGGAAAATAAAAATATGCTGACGCAGCAAGAGCAGGCCGGAGCTAAGGATGCGTTGAAATGGGCTGCGAGAACTTATGTTGTTGCCGCTATCGGATCAATCGCGACCTTGTTGTACTATATCTCGGTCTATTCCGGAAGCAGAAGGAATTAA
- a CDS encoding Ig-like domain-containing protein — protein MKNHFLLLLFVFTISSNSQTINQKMVSTDIDNFWKAYDKIVAEKDSIKQYSFLKELYLDQATPGLKSLLEVRNYTAKDYINAINKYPKFWNSLKPNTLNSAELYPEIDADISKLKQAYPDLKPSTIYFSIGAFRTNGTIQEDRVLIGSELSLADETTIIDELPAWRQPFYKEYEPRKNIALLCTHEYVHTQQKELVEDLLLMCLYEGVAEFISCKVTHKKSSSPAIEFGKSNQPRVIDQFIADLYIKSNNYNWIWGENRNLLKVRDLGYYIGYEICERYYNSSKDKTKAIKTLIELDYHNEKEVARIVDGTKLFPQNLKKLRQNYEKQRPSVVSISAFKNGSQKVKSGETEITITFSEPLNGRSTGIDFGPLGESFFPKIDTNRIWSADMKSWTIKADLKPGQHYQILISDNFRKQNGVRLKPFLIDFKTAE, from the coding sequence ATGAAAAACCACTTTCTACTACTCTTGTTTGTCTTCACAATCTCATCAAACAGTCAAACCATTAATCAAAAAATGGTTTCCACTGATATTGATAATTTCTGGAAGGCTTACGATAAAATTGTCGCCGAAAAAGACAGCATCAAACAATATTCTTTTCTAAAAGAACTATACTTAGACCAAGCTACTCCGGGCCTAAAAAGCTTGCTTGAGGTTCGAAATTATACTGCCAAAGACTACATCAATGCCATAAATAAATATCCTAAATTCTGGAATTCATTAAAACCAAACACTTTAAATTCCGCCGAACTTTATCCGGAAATTGATGCCGACATCAGTAAACTAAAACAAGCTTATCCCGATTTAAAACCATCTACTATTTATTTTTCTATTGGTGCATTTCGAACAAATGGAACCATTCAGGAAGATCGGGTTTTAATTGGAAGCGAACTGAGTCTCGCAGATGAAACTACTATTATTGATGAACTCCCAGCCTGGAGACAACCCTTTTACAAAGAATACGAGCCTAGAAAAAACATTGCATTGCTCTGCACGCATGAATATGTGCATACTCAGCAAAAAGAACTGGTCGAAGATTTGCTTTTGATGTGCCTTTACGAAGGTGTCGCCGAATTTATTTCCTGTAAAGTAACCCATAAAAAATCAAGCTCTCCTGCCATTGAATTCGGGAAAAGCAATCAGCCAAGAGTAATCGATCAGTTCATCGCAGATTTGTACATCAAAAGCAACAATTACAACTGGATCTGGGGAGAAAACAGAAATCTTTTAAAAGTTAGAGATTTGGGATATTATATAGGTTATGAAATCTGCGAACGTTACTACAATTCATCCAAAGACAAGACGAAAGCGATAAAGACCTTAATTGAACTAGATTATCATAATGAAAAAGAAGTGGCACGCATAGTCGATGGCACCAAATTGTTTCCGCAAAATCTAAAAAAATTACGTCAGAATTATGAAAAACAAAGGCCTAGCGTTGTATCTATCTCTGCATTTAAAAATGGAAGTCAAAAAGTAAAATCGGGAGAAACTGAAATCACGATTACTTTTTCGGAACCGTTAAACGGGCGCAGTACAGGTATTGATTTTGGCCCTCTTGGAGAAAGCTTTTTCCCAAAAATAGACACCAACAGAATCTGGTCTGCCGATATGAAATCTTGGACTATTAAAGCAGATTTAAAACCCGGCCAACATTACCAAATTTTAATTTCGGATAATTTCAGAAAACAAAACGGGGTGAGACTAAAACCTTTTTTAATCGATTTTAAAACTGCGGAGTAA
- the truB gene encoding tRNA pseudouridine(55) synthase TruB, translating to MTPEEYLNGQVLLIDKPLKWSSFQAVNKLKYLLINKVGLPKKFKIGHAGTLDPLATGLLLICTGKFTKRISELQGQAKEYTGTFYIGATTPSYDLETEIDQTFPTDHIDETLIHETVKQFLGEIDQKPPIFSAIKKDGVRLYEHARAGETVEIASRKTTIHEFEITRIALPEVDFRVVCSKGTYIRSLAFDFGKAMNSGSHLTVLRRTKIGDYDVKNAIDITLFEESLQQE from the coding sequence ATGACTCCTGAAGAATATCTAAACGGACAGGTTTTATTGATTGACAAACCTTTAAAATGGAGTTCGTTTCAAGCTGTCAACAAATTAAAATATCTTTTAATCAATAAAGTCGGACTTCCTAAAAAGTTCAAAATTGGCCATGCCGGAACTTTAGATCCTTTGGCAACCGGCCTATTGCTAATCTGTACCGGAAAGTTTACCAAAAGAATTTCTGAACTACAGGGTCAGGCAAAAGAATATACCGGAACTTTTTATATTGGAGCTACTACTCCATCTTACGATCTAGAAACCGAAATCGATCAGACTTTTCCAACCGATCATATTGACGAAACACTAATTCATGAAACGGTGAAACAATTTTTGGGTGAAATAGACCAGAAACCACCTATTTTTTCTGCCATCAAAAAAGACGGTGTTCGCTTGTACGAGCATGCGCGTGCAGGAGAAACAGTAGAAATTGCCAGCAGAAAAACAACCATTCATGAATTCGAAATTACCCGAATCGCTTTACCTGAGGTAGATTTTAGAGTGGTCTGCAGTAAAGGAACTTATATTCGTTCTCTGGCTTTTGATTTTGGAAAAGCGATGAATTCCGGATCGCATTTAACTGTTTTACGCCGAACTAAAATTGGCGATTACGATGTAAAAAATGCTATTGACATTACACTTTTTGAAGAAAGTCTGCAGCAGGAATAA
- a CDS encoding alpha/beta fold hydrolase has translation MKKYIILVIALLFSAVCLNVFAQTKSYPFEVLKTGKGKQAVVFIPGFASSGDVWKETRANLEKDHTCYTLTMAGFAGVKPQSNASFKNWETEIADFIKTNKIEKPIVIGHSMGGGFALALAADYPELVGKIVVVDALPCMAALMDPNFKSKENNDCSSMVNQMTAMTETQFLDMQKKTMPRLVQDASKIDMIVDWSVKSDRKTFAEMYCDFSNTDLREKIAQVKCPSLILLESYFVNLKPAIEGQYQNLKNANFQYAGKGLHFIMYDDAAWYLNQVNNFVK, from the coding sequence ATGAAAAAGTATATCATCTTAGTTATCGCCTTATTATTTTCAGCAGTATGTTTAAATGTATTTGCACAAACAAAATCATATCCGTTTGAAGTTCTTAAAACCGGAAAAGGAAAACAAGCTGTAGTGTTTATTCCCGGATTTGCATCTTCGGGAGATGTGTGGAAGGAAACCAGAGCCAATTTAGAAAAAGATCACACTTGTTATACACTTACCATGGCAGGTTTTGCCGGAGTGAAACCACAGTCGAATGCAAGCTTCAAAAATTGGGAAACTGAAATTGCAGACTTCATCAAAACAAATAAAATTGAAAAGCCAATTGTAATTGGTCACAGTATGGGTGGAGGATTTGCATTGGCTTTGGCGGCAGATTATCCGGAATTGGTTGGTAAAATTGTTGTAGTAGACGCGCTTCCGTGTATGGCTGCTCTGATGGATCCTAATTTTAAATCAAAAGAAAATAACGACTGTTCGTCAATGGTGAATCAGATGACGGCTATGACGGAGACTCAGTTTTTGGACATGCAGAAAAAAACAATGCCAAGACTGGTTCAGGATGCCTCAAAAATCGATATGATTGTAGACTGGAGTGTAAAATCAGACCGAAAAACATTTGCTGAAATGTATTGTGATTTTTCTAATACTGATTTAAGAGAAAAAATCGCACAAGTAAAATGTCCATCATTAATTTTACTGGAATCTTATTTTGTAAATTTAAAACCTGCTATTGAAGGACAGTATCAAAATTTAAAAAATGCTAATTTTCAATATGCCGGTAAAGGGTTACACTTTATTATGTATGATGATGCAGCGTGGTATTTAAATCAGGTGAATAATTTCGTAAAATAG
- a CDS encoding cell division protein FtsX: MSSNFDKFQKRRLISSYFSVVLSVFLVLFLLGVLGLFIINSKKLANDFKEKIAMTVFFKNEANDSVIKAFNTELKRAPFARSFVYVTKEKAAKEHTDIIGEDFLTFLGENPLLNSYDIHLKAEYVERDSILKIESKLRQNTMIEDIVYDKQLVNLVNDNIKKVSMWILIISGFLAIIAVLLINSSLRLSIHSNRFIIKTMQMVGATKSFIRKPFVMRSVKLGMLGAGLAIIALIGLLFYVETNFPGLGILEDKALIGLVLLAVFGLGVLITWVSTHFATQRFLNLRTDDLY, translated from the coding sequence ATGAGTTCTAACTTTGATAAATTTCAAAAGCGCAGGTTAATTTCCTCTTATTTTTCGGTTGTATTAAGTGTATTTCTGGTTTTATTCCTGCTAGGAGTACTGGGATTATTCATTATCAATTCTAAAAAACTGGCTAATGATTTTAAAGAAAAAATTGCCATGACGGTTTTCTTTAAAAACGAGGCTAATGACAGCGTGATAAAAGCTTTCAATACTGAACTAAAAAGAGCGCCTTTTGCAAGGTCTTTCGTTTATGTAACAAAAGAAAAAGCGGCAAAAGAACACACTGACATTATCGGAGAAGATTTCCTGACTTTCTTAGGTGAAAACCCGTTATTGAACTCTTACGACATTCACTTAAAAGCGGAGTATGTTGAAAGAGACAGTATCCTTAAAATAGAAAGCAAACTACGTCAAAATACCATGATTGAAGATATTGTTTACGACAAACAATTGGTGAATCTGGTAAATGATAATATCAAAAAAGTAAGTATGTGGATTTTAATTATCAGTGGTTTCCTTGCGATTATTGCTGTTCTACTAATCAACAGTTCGTTACGTTTATCTATTCATTCGAATCGTTTTATCATCAAAACGATGCAAATGGTTGGTGCAACAAAATCGTTTATCCGTAAGCCATTTGTAATGCGCAGTGTAAAATTAGGAATGTTAGGCGCCGGTCTGGCTATTATTGCCCTTATAGGACTTTTGTTCTATGTAGAAACTAATTTCCCGGGCTTGGGAATTTTAGAAGATAAAGCCTTAATTGGATTGGTGTTATTAGCCGTATTCGGATTAGGAGTTTTGATTACCTGGGTAAGTACTCACTTTGCCACACAACGTTTCCTAAATTTAAGAACGGACGATTTGTATTAA
- a CDS encoding DUF3098 domain-containing protein: protein MKNNNKEEQTSKQEFLFDGINYKILLIGIGVIALGFILMSGGGSNDPNVFNEDVFNFRRIRLAPTTVLIGFGITIYSIFKKSK from the coding sequence ATGAAAAACAACAATAAAGAAGAACAGACATCAAAGCAAGAATTCCTTTTTGACGGAATTAATTACAAAATTCTATTAATCGGAATTGGAGTTATTGCCTTAGGCTTTATCTTAATGTCTGGCGGAGGAAGCAACGATCCGAATGTGTTCAATGAAGATGTGTTTAATTTCAGACGTATTCGTTTGGCTCCAACTACAGTTTTAATCGGTTTTGGAATCACGATTTATTCTATTTTCAAAAAATCCAAATAG
- a CDS encoding phytanoyl-CoA dioxygenase family protein gives MNLWISCMCWKLGSNMNDFEQNGYVFLENFFSENELAAIEKVLVKFHEIWLRDHEISYEKGALNSHSLTKGDCLKEEEKIRLFEFMTQAKFEEIRSVIFPKPPVFLNTQLFFDPKDKVQKNYWHRDIQYTGMSVEDQKKAIKTQNVVHFRIPLKSERGIELIPKTHREWDLPEEFEVRNSLNGRLQSDDLKRGEIVRLNRGDLLIFSANMIHRGIYGKDRFSLDIIFCDNIPVMKTFIDKDNLPSAKILEKLINKQLFDI, from the coding sequence ATGAACTTATGGATATCATGCATGTGCTGGAAATTAGGGAGTAATATGAATGATTTTGAGCAAAACGGATATGTGTTTTTGGAGAATTTCTTTTCGGAAAATGAACTGGCAGCTATTGAAAAAGTACTGGTTAAATTCCACGAAATCTGGTTGCGTGATCATGAGATAAGTTATGAAAAAGGGGCTTTAAACAGTCATAGTCTGACCAAGGGAGATTGCTTAAAGGAGGAAGAAAAAATACGTCTTTTTGAATTTATGACTCAAGCCAAATTTGAAGAAATACGAAGTGTTATCTTTCCTAAACCTCCTGTTTTTTTGAATACCCAGCTTTTTTTTGATCCAAAAGATAAAGTCCAGAAGAATTATTGGCATCGTGACATACAATATACAGGAATGTCCGTTGAAGATCAAAAGAAGGCCATCAAAACTCAAAATGTAGTTCACTTCAGGATTCCCCTGAAAAGTGAACGAGGAATTGAATTGATTCCAAAAACACATCGCGAATGGGATTTGCCGGAAGAGTTTGAGGTTAGAAATTCTTTGAACGGCCGTCTTCAAAGTGACGATTTAAAACGCGGAGAAATTGTAAGATTGAATCGGGGAGATTTACTGATTTTTTCTGCCAATATGATTCATCGTGGTATTTATGGAAAGGATAGATTTTCTCTGGATATCATTTTTTGCGATAATATTCCTGTAATGAAAACTTTTATTGATAAGGATAATTTGCCATCAGCAAAAATATTGGAGAAGCTTATAAACAAGCAGCTTTTTGATATTTAG
- the leuS gene encoding leucine--tRNA ligase translates to MKYNPNEIEAKWQKYWAENQTFAAKNNSEKPKHYVLDMFPYPSGAGLHVGHPLGYIASDVYSRFKRHQGFNVLHPMGYDSFGLPAEQYAIQTGQRPEDTTRVNIDGGVDKEGKQIAGYRKQLDKIGFSFDWEREVRTSNPDYYKHTQWIFIQLFNSWYNKSVDQAEDITTLIALFEKEGNANVNAVSDDNIGTFSAEEWNALSSDEQEEILLQYRLTYLAETEVNWCPGLGTVLANDEIVNGVSERGGFPVIRKKMTQWSMRISAYAERLLQGLNEIDWSESIKESQRNWIGKSVGALVKFQVLGFKSQVDAQSDETLNVKPETNFIEVFTTRPDTIFGVTFMTLAPEHDLVAKITTPEQKEAVEAYIEKTAKRSERERMADVKTISGVFTGAYAEHPFTKELIPVWIGDYVLAGYGTGAVMAVPCGDERDYAFANFFKGQNGMQEIKNIFANVDISEAAYGSKDNVEIANSDFLNGLNYKKATQAAITALEKLGQGIGKTNYRLRDAVFSRQRYWGEPFPVYYVNGLPKMIEAQHLPIILPEVEKYLPTEDGLPPLGNAAVWAWDTTNNKVVNTDLVDHATIFPLELNTMPGWAGSSWYWMRYMDAHNETEFASKEALAYWESVDLYIGGSEHATGHLLYSRFWNKFLKDKGFAPTEEPFKKLINQGMILGTTAYVYRLEGTNTFVSKNKIGDQNVQPLRVDVNFVNSSDELDVERFKNWREDFNSAEFIFDENGKYIVGREVEKMSKSYYNVVTPDDICNEYGADTLRLYEMFLGPLEQAKPWNTAGISGVFGFLKKLWRLYFDDNGSIVNNDEPTKDNLKSLHKTIKKAAEDIESFSFNTSVSQFMICVNELSAQNCHSRAILEPLAILVSPYAPHIAEELWLQLGNTTSISEVSFPVFEAKHLVETSKEYPVSFNGKMRFTIELPLDLTKEQIEEIVMKDERTLRQLDGRTPNKVIIVPGKIINLVG, encoded by the coding sequence ATGAAATACAATCCAAACGAAATAGAAGCCAAATGGCAAAAATATTGGGCCGAGAACCAAACTTTTGCCGCAAAAAATAATTCTGAAAAACCCAAACATTATGTGTTGGACATGTTTCCTTACCCATCCGGGGCGGGATTACACGTAGGGCATCCACTGGGATATATCGCTTCGGATGTTTATTCTCGTTTCAAAAGGCATCAGGGTTTCAATGTTTTGCATCCAATGGGGTACGACAGTTTTGGATTGCCGGCAGAACAGTATGCGATTCAAACCGGACAGCGTCCGGAAGATACCACACGTGTTAATATTGATGGTGGAGTAGATAAAGAAGGAAAACAAATAGCAGGATATAGAAAACAGTTGGATAAAATTGGATTTTCATTTGACTGGGAGCGTGAAGTGCGAACGTCAAATCCGGACTATTATAAACATACACAATGGATTTTTATTCAGTTGTTTAATTCATGGTATAACAAGAGTGTTGACCAAGCAGAAGATATAACAACTTTAATTGCTCTTTTTGAAAAAGAAGGAAATGCAAATGTAAATGCAGTTTCTGATGATAACATTGGAACTTTCTCGGCTGAGGAGTGGAATGCTTTATCGTCTGACGAACAGGAGGAAATTCTTTTACAATACAGATTGACTTATCTGGCAGAAACAGAAGTAAACTGGTGTCCTGGTTTAGGAACGGTTTTGGCCAATGACGAAATTGTAAACGGTGTTTCAGAACGTGGAGGATTTCCGGTAATTCGAAAAAAAATGACCCAATGGAGTATGCGTATTTCAGCTTATGCAGAGCGCTTGCTTCAAGGTTTAAATGAAATCGACTGGAGCGAGTCTATCAAAGAATCACAAAGAAACTGGATCGGAAAATCGGTAGGAGCGTTAGTAAAGTTTCAAGTTTTAGGTTTCAAGTCTCAGGTTGATGCGCAAAGTGATGAAACTTTAAACGTGAAACCTGAAACCAATTTTATTGAGGTATTTACCACCCGCCCCGATACCATCTTTGGAGTAACTTTTATGACTTTGGCACCAGAACATGATTTGGTAGCTAAAATTACAACTCCGGAACAAAAAGAGGCGGTTGAAGCGTACATCGAAAAAACAGCAAAACGTTCCGAGCGTGAGCGTATGGCTGATGTAAAAACCATTTCGGGAGTATTTACAGGAGCTTATGCGGAGCATCCGTTTACAAAAGAACTAATTCCGGTTTGGATTGGGGACTATGTTTTGGCCGGATACGGAACAGGTGCTGTAATGGCGGTTCCTTGCGGAGATGAGAGAGATTATGCTTTTGCAAATTTCTTTAAAGGTCAGAACGGAATGCAGGAAATCAAAAATATTTTTGCCAACGTTGATATTTCTGAGGCGGCTTACGGTTCGAAAGACAATGTGGAGATCGCAAATTCTGATTTCCTAAACGGATTAAATTATAAAAAAGCTACTCAGGCCGCTATTACTGCCTTAGAAAAATTAGGACAGGGAATTGGAAAAACCAATTACCGTTTGCGTGATGCGGTTTTCTCCCGTCAGCGTTATTGGGGTGAGCCATTTCCGGTTTATTATGTGAATGGTTTGCCAAAAATGATCGAGGCGCAGCATTTACCAATTATTTTGCCTGAGGTAGAGAAATATTTACCAACCGAAGACGGTTTGCCTCCATTAGGAAATGCAGCTGTTTGGGCTTGGGACACCACAAATAATAAAGTCGTTAATACCGACTTAGTGGATCATGCAACGATATTTCCTTTAGAATTGAATACCATGCCAGGTTGGGCAGGAAGTTCATGGTACTGGATGCGTTATATGGATGCACACAACGAAACCGAGTTTGCAAGCAAAGAAGCATTAGCGTACTGGGAAAGTGTTGATTTGTATATTGGAGGAAGTGAGCACGCCACCGGACACTTATTGTATTCGCGTTTCTGGAACAAATTCTTAAAAGACAAAGGTTTTGCTCCAACCGAAGAACCATTCAAAAAACTGATCAATCAGGGAATGATTTTGGGGACTACTGCCTATGTGTATAGATTAGAAGGAACGAACACTTTTGTTTCTAAAAATAAAATCGGAGATCAGAATGTACAGCCGCTTCGTGTGGATGTTAATTTTGTAAATTCTTCAGATGAATTGGATGTAGAAAGATTTAAAAACTGGAGAGAAGATTTTAATTCGGCAGAATTTATTTTTGACGAAAACGGAAAATATATCGTTGGACGTGAAGTCGAGAAGATGTCGAAATCGTATTACAATGTAGTAACTCCGGATGATATTTGTAACGAATACGGAGCCGATACTTTGCGTTTGTACGAAATGTTCTTAGGGCCGTTAGAGCAGGCAAAACCTTGGAATACGGCTGGTATTTCGGGAGTATTTGGTTTCCTTAAAAAGTTATGGAGATTGTACTTTGATGATAATGGTTCAATCGTAAACAACGACGAACCAACAAAAGACAACTTAAAATCATTGCATAAAACCATCAAAAAAGCAGCAGAAGACATCGAGAGTTTTTCTTTCAACACCTCTGTTTCTCAGTTTATGATTTGTGTAAACGAATTGTCTGCTCAAAATTGTCATTCAAGAGCCATTTTAGAACCATTAGCCATTTTAGTTTCGCCTTATGCACCGCATATTGCTGAGGAATTATGGTTGCAGTTAGGAAATACAACTTCGATTTCAGAAGTTTCCTTCCCGGTTTTTGAAGCAAAACATCTGGTAGAAACGAGCAAAGAATACCCGGTTTCTTTCAATGGAAAAATGCGTTTCACCATCGAATTGCCTTTGGATTTAACCAAGGAGCAGATCGAAGAAATTGTCATGAAAGACGAAAGAACTTTACGTCAGTTAGATGGTCGAACACCTAATAAAGTGATTATTGTTCCTGGTAAGATTATCAATCTTGTAGGGTAA
- a CDS encoding RNA polymerase sigma factor, protein MEFEVIYKTYWDRIFRLCMGFVNDYDIAQDLAQETFVIVWQKLDTFRNESGIGTWIFRIASNNCLRQIEKEKRFLKSDLPVNLQEEKQQSLEPQIQFLYQCIAELPETERIIISLELEEVKQAEIAKIVGLSEANTRVKIHRIKEKLTQKFKENGPK, encoded by the coding sequence ATGGAATTTGAAGTTATCTATAAAACGTATTGGGATAGAATTTTCAGGCTTTGTATGGGTTTTGTTAACGATTATGATATTGCTCAGGATTTGGCTCAGGAGACTTTTGTTATTGTCTGGCAAAAACTGGACACTTTTAGAAACGAGTCGGGCATAGGAACCTGGATTTTTAGGATAGCTTCTAATAACTGTTTGCGGCAAATAGAAAAAGAAAAGCGTTTTCTTAAATCAGACCTTCCGGTGAATTTGCAGGAAGAGAAACAACAATCGTTAGAACCGCAAATCCAGTTTTTGTACCAGTGTATCGCTGAATTGCCTGAAACGGAACGTATTATTATTTCGCTCGAACTTGAGGAAGTAAAGCAGGCTGAAATTGCTAAAATTGTGGGGCTTTCGGAAGCAAATACAAGAGTGAAAATTCACAGGATAAAGGAAAAACTGACTCAAAAATTTAAAGAAAATGGACCAAAATAA
- a CDS encoding Lrp/AsnC family transcriptional regulator, with translation MKINSLIIEIDGIDKEILRYLMDDARKPILQIANKIGISGAAIHQRLKKLEQSGVISGSKFTVNPKVLGYNTMAFVGVYLDKASRNSEAVKDLKKIPEVLECHYTTGNWSVLIKIICRDNEHLMQLLNTKIQAIEGVSRTETFISLDQQIDRQIQL, from the coding sequence ATGAAAATCAACTCCCTTATTATTGAAATTGACGGCATCGACAAAGAAATCCTGCGCTATTTGATGGACGATGCCCGAAAACCCATTTTGCAAATCGCCAATAAAATAGGTATTTCCGGAGCTGCCATTCATCAGCGATTGAAAAAACTGGAACAATCGGGTGTTATTTCAGGTTCTAAATTTACCGTTAATCCAAAAGTATTGGGATACAACACCATGGCCTTTGTTGGTGTTTATCTGGACAAAGCCTCCAGAAACTCCGAAGCCGTGAAAGATTTAAAAAAAATCCCCGAAGTCTTAGAATGCCACTACACCACAGGAAACTGGTCGGTATTGATCAAAATCATCTGTCGCGATAACGAACACTTAATGCAGCTTTTAAACACCAAAATTCAGGCAATAGAAGGCGTTTCCAGAACAGAAACATTTATCTCCCTGGATCAGCAGATTGACAGGCAGATTCAATTATAG
- a CDS encoding undecaprenyl-diphosphate phosphatase produces MNTLQAIVLAIIEGITEFLPVSSTGHMIIASSFFGIAHEDFTKLFTIVIQLGAILSVVVLYFKRFFQTLDFYFKLLVAFIPAVVLGLLLSDFIDGLLENPVTVAVSLLIGGLILLKVDEWFNHPNTTESSSEITYLQAFKIGLFQCIAMIPGVSRSGASIVGGMSQKLSRTTAAEFSFFLAVPTMLGATVKKCYDYYKAGFELSHDQINILVIGNVVAFIVALLAIKSFIGFLTKNGFKVFGYYRIIAGIVLLLIHFFIHPLTII; encoded by the coding sequence ATGAATACATTACAAGCTATCGTTCTAGCTATTATTGAAGGCATCACGGAATTTTTGCCTGTTTCTTCAACCGGTCACATGATTATCGCCTCTTCCTTTTTCGGAATTGCTCATGAAGATTTCACTAAACTTTTCACCATTGTCATTCAACTTGGCGCGATACTTTCGGTAGTGGTTTTGTATTTCAAACGATTCTTTCAAACACTTGATTTTTATTTTAAACTTTTGGTTGCCTTTATTCCGGCTGTCGTATTAGGTTTATTGCTAAGTGATTTTATCGATGGTTTATTAGAAAACCCTGTTACAGTTGCTGTTTCTCTTTTGATAGGAGGTTTAATTTTACTAAAAGTTGACGAGTGGTTCAACCATCCAAATACAACTGAAAGCTCTTCTGAAATCACCTATTTACAAGCTTTTAAAATTGGTTTATTCCAGTGCATTGCTATGATTCCGGGAGTTTCAAGAAGCGGAGCCAGTATTGTAGGCGGAATGTCTCAAAAATTATCCCGTACTACAGCAGCAGAATTCTCTTTCTTTTTGGCTGTTCCAACCATGTTAGGAGCGACGGTAAAAAAATGTTACGATTATTACAAAGCCGGATTTGAACTGTCTCACGATCAGATTAACATACTGGTAATTGGAAATGTCGTTGCTTTTATTGTGGCGCTCTTAGCTATTAAATCCTTTATTGGATTTTTGACTAAAAACGGTTTTAAAGTTTTTGGTTATTACCGAATTATTGCAGGAATCGTTCTGTTACTGATTCACTTTTTCATTCATCCTCTTACGATTATATAA